One window from the genome of Haladaptatus paucihalophilus DX253 encodes:
- the mnhG gene encoding monovalent cation/H(+) antiporter subunit G, whose product MNLVQEILITLLIAVGSFFLVVGTVGLIRLPDVYNRMHATSKATTLGSASLLLAGFVYYGPEGAGLTSLVGIIFLFLTAPTGAHMISRSAQKMGIEFFGDAEWPGDE is encoded by the coding sequence ATGAACCTCGTTCAGGAAATCCTCATCACGCTGCTCATCGCCGTCGGGAGTTTCTTCCTCGTGGTCGGCACGGTCGGCCTCATCAGACTCCCCGACGTGTACAACCGGATGCACGCGACCAGCAAGGCGACGACGCTCGGCTCGGCTTCGCTGTTGCTCGCCGGATTCGTCTACTACGGCCCGGAAGGTGCCGGGCTCACCTCGCTGGTCGGCATCATCTTCCTGTTCCTCACCGCGCCGACCGGCGCGCACATGATTTCTCGCTCCGCCCAGAAGATGGGCATCGAGTTCTTCGGCGACGCCGAATGGCCCGGCGACGAGTAA
- a CDS encoding monovalent cation/H+ antiporter complex subunit F, whose product MATDPAIFSLAVQVGLVIASGLTLLAGYRVIKGPTVPDRVVALDTIATNVVAIAALYALQTGEGLFVTVSLVLAIIGFISTIAVSQYVIEGDIVK is encoded by the coding sequence GTGGCAACTGACCCCGCGATATTCTCCCTCGCCGTGCAGGTCGGCCTCGTCATCGCGAGCGGCCTGACCCTGCTCGCGGGCTACCGCGTCATCAAAGGGCCGACGGTTCCCGACCGAGTGGTCGCGCTCGACACCATCGCAACGAACGTCGTCGCCATCGCGGCCCTGTACGCACTTCAAACCGGCGAAGGGTTGTTCGTCACGGTGAGCCTCGTCCTCGCCATCATCGGGTTCATCAGCACCATCGCGGTCTCGCAGTACGTCATTGAAGGAGATATCGTCAAATGA
- a CDS encoding Na+/H+ antiporter subunit E: protein MKKWPVIGVVLAVLWLFVRGVALEPTRIIGEFLIGLAFGMLIAFMFRRFYTLDMNLTRTVQALPYAGLYIVVFIKDLILANIDVAYRVLLPSMPIEPGVVVVPLRVQTDGAITTIANSITLTPGTITMDYDEETNALYVHSIDATDTDGIVDPIRTWEDYALVIFDEEGKPGDPVPDLPMAHASGEPTEGGVKRGN from the coding sequence ATGAAGAAGTGGCCCGTCATCGGCGTCGTCCTCGCGGTCCTCTGGCTGTTCGTTCGCGGGGTCGCGCTCGAACCGACGCGGATAATCGGCGAGTTCCTCATCGGACTCGCCTTCGGGATGCTCATCGCGTTCATGTTCCGGCGGTTTTACACCCTGGACATGAACCTCACTCGAACCGTGCAGGCGCTCCCCTACGCCGGGTTGTACATCGTCGTGTTCATCAAGGACCTCATCCTGGCGAACATCGACGTCGCCTACCGCGTCCTGTTGCCGAGCATGCCCATCGAACCGGGCGTCGTGGTCGTACCGCTCCGCGTGCAGACGGACGGGGCGATTACGACCATCGCAAACAGCATCACCCTCACGCCGGGGACGATAACAATGGACTACGACGAGGAGACGAACGCGCTCTACGTACACAGCATCGACGCCACGGACACGGACGGCATCGTCGACCCGATTCGAACCTGGGAGGATTACGCCCTCGTCATCTTCGACGAGGAGGGGAAACCCGGCGACCCGGTTCCGGACCTTCCGATGGCCCACGCGAGCGGCGAACCGACCGAAGGGGGTGTCAAGCGTGGCAACTGA
- the coaBC gene encoding bifunctional phosphopantothenoylcysteine decarboxylase/phosphopantothenate--cysteine ligase CoaBC has translation MLTGVNVALGVTGSIAAVKVVELAHELRRRGANVRAVMSGSAQGIIHPWAVEFATENPVVTEITGRVEHVELCGREGWADVLLVAPATANTVGKIASAVDDTPVTTCATTALGADVPVVIAPAMHEPMYDHPGVLDAIERVESWGVEFVSPRIEEGKAKIATEDAIALDVARATTPDLLDGKHVVVTSGATSEEVDPVRILTSRASGKTGRAVARACYVYGASVTLVHDGPGVPYATVEQVETSAEMLDAVEQHVDGLPADALVSVAAISDYTADGADEKIRSGKDLTLDLRPTPKLIDTVRDDHPDLPIVGFKAETSGDDDAMVAAARETLERASLSFVVANDASVMGEDETRTLFVRENSVREYGGSKAELGLHVAEELARVFDGE, from the coding sequence ATGCTGACCGGAGTGAACGTGGCGTTGGGGGTGACGGGAAGTATCGCGGCGGTGAAAGTGGTCGAACTGGCACACGAACTGCGGAGGCGCGGCGCGAACGTCCGCGCGGTGATGTCGGGGAGCGCGCAGGGAATCATCCACCCGTGGGCAGTCGAGTTCGCCACCGAGAATCCGGTCGTGACCGAAATCACCGGACGGGTCGAACACGTCGAACTCTGTGGCCGCGAGGGGTGGGCCGACGTCCTCCTCGTCGCCCCGGCGACGGCGAACACCGTCGGGAAAATCGCCAGCGCGGTCGACGACACGCCGGTCACGACGTGCGCGACCACCGCGCTCGGTGCCGACGTTCCGGTCGTCATCGCCCCCGCCATGCACGAACCGATGTACGACCATCCCGGTGTCCTCGACGCCATCGAGCGCGTCGAGTCGTGGGGCGTCGAGTTCGTCTCGCCGCGAATCGAGGAGGGAAAGGCGAAAATCGCCACCGAGGACGCCATCGCGCTCGACGTCGCCCGCGCGACGACGCCGGACCTCCTCGACGGAAAACACGTCGTCGTCACCAGCGGCGCGACGAGCGAGGAGGTCGACCCCGTTCGCATCCTGACGAGCCGCGCCTCGGGGAAGACGGGGCGGGCGGTCGCCCGCGCCTGCTACGTCTACGGAGCCAGCGTCACGCTTGTTCACGACGGCCCCGGCGTCCCCTACGCGACCGTCGAGCAAGTCGAGACCAGCGCCGAGATGCTCGACGCGGTGGAGCAACACGTCGACGGACTCCCGGCGGACGCCCTCGTCTCCGTCGCCGCCATCAGCGACTACACCGCCGACGGTGCCGACGAGAAAATCCGGTCCGGGAAGGACCTCACCCTCGATTTACGGCCGACGCCGAAGCTCATCGACACGGTTCGTGACGACCACCCCGACCTCCCCATCGTCGGGTTCAAGGCCGAGACCAGCGGCGACGACGACGCGATGGTCGCCGCCGCCCGTGAGACACTCGAACGAGCGAGCCTCTCGTTCGTCGTCGCGAACGACGCCAGCGTGATGGGCGAAGACGAAACCAGAACCCTGTTCGTCCGCGAAAACAGCGTCCGGGAGTACGGCGGGAGCAAAGCGGAACTCGGACTCCACGTCGCGGAAGAGCTCGCCCGGGTGTTTGACGGCGAGTAA